A window of Ignicoccus hospitalis KIN4/I contains these coding sequences:
- a CDS encoding tRNA (N(6)-L-threonylcarbamoyladenosine(37)-C(2))-methylthiotransferase — translation MKIYYETYGCAVMLGEAERVLEELKSKGYEVVGRPEEADASIIFTCTVRSETEQRMAWRIKELCKASKKLIVTGCLASAQPGLVKMVCPRASIVSNSSLHEIELALKGEKKYLLKGQRPRDWLKGVTPGGFRVVIPIADGCLGNCTFCITKVARPRLVSQRPDSIIEYALKGVKRGAKEIWLTAPDVAAYGKEIGLELPDLLEKLLKVLPENVYVRVGMMSPDTFREVMDRTIDVMRDPRVFKFFHLPLQSASDKVLRLMGRRYTYSEFVEIVNKVRKAFNDPTIATDVMVGFPGEEEDDFELTLKALRELAFERVHLAAYTPRPLTLGARMPQVREDVKSRRVKRAMNVIEAVGVEVHKRYVGGKFKAFVDEYDQKHGTFVARLWNYTPVVLREESSLGEEIVVKIEGATFYDLRGTVWSVS, via the coding sequence ATGAAGATATACTACGAGACCTACGGCTGCGCAGTGATGCTCGGCGAAGCCGAGAGGGTGCTAGAGGAGCTGAAGAGCAAAGGATACGAAGTTGTAGGGAGGCCCGAGGAGGCGGACGCGTCCATAATATTTACTTGCACAGTGAGGTCAGAAACCGAACAGAGGATGGCATGGCGCATAAAGGAGCTTTGCAAGGCTAGCAAGAAGTTGATCGTGACTGGCTGCCTCGCCAGCGCCCAACCGGGACTAGTGAAGATGGTCTGTCCCAGGGCGTCCATCGTCTCTAACTCTTCGTTACACGAAATTGAGCTTGCCTTAAAGGGGGAGAAGAAGTACCTACTCAAGGGGCAGAGGCCCAGGGACTGGCTCAAGGGCGTAACGCCCGGCGGCTTTAGGGTAGTAATCCCCATCGCCGACGGCTGCTTGGGCAATTGTACTTTCTGTATAACCAAAGTGGCCAGGCCGCGGCTTGTAAGCCAAAGGCCAGACTCCATAATCGAATACGCGCTCAAGGGCGTCAAGAGGGGCGCCAAGGAGATCTGGTTGACGGCGCCGGACGTAGCGGCCTACGGCAAGGAGATCGGTTTAGAATTGCCAGATCTGTTAGAGAAATTGTTGAAAGTCTTGCCGGAAAATGTATACGTCAGGGTAGGCATGATGAGTCCAGACACCTTTCGCGAGGTAATGGATAGAACTATAGACGTCATGAGGGATCCAAGAGTCTTCAAGTTCTTTCACTTACCGCTCCAGAGCGCCAGCGACAAGGTGTTGAGGTTAATGGGAAGGAGGTATACGTACTCGGAGTTTGTAGAGATAGTCAACAAGGTGAGAAAGGCCTTCAACGACCCCACTATAGCCACTGACGTCATGGTCGGCTTCCCCGGCGAGGAAGAGGACGATTTCGAGTTGACGCTTAAGGCGTTGAGGGAGTTGGCCTTCGAGAGGGTTCACCTAGCCGCCTATACTCCGAGGCCCCTAACCTTGGGGGCCCGGATGCCCCAAGTAAGGGAGGACGTTAAGTCCAGGCGCGTTAAGAGGGCCATGAACGTGATAGAGGCCGTAGGCGTTGAGGTTCACAAGAGGTACGTCGGCGGGAAGTTTAAGGCATTTGTGGACGAGTACGACCAGAAGCACGGGACCTTTGTGGCGAGGCTCTGGAACTACACGCCGGTGGTCCTAAGGGAGGAGAGCTCCTTAGGGGAAGAGATAGTAGTTAAAATTGAAGGCGCCACGTTCTACGACCTAAGGGGTACCGTTTGGTCAGTAAGCTAG